A window of the Bufo gargarizans isolate SCDJY-AF-19 chromosome 1, ASM1485885v1, whole genome shotgun sequence genome harbors these coding sequences:
- the ISCA1 gene encoding iron-sulfur cluster assembly 1 homolog, mitochondrial isoform X2 has translation MQKTPSAVNKVKQLLKDKPDHVGLKVAVRTRGCNGLSYYLEYAKSKGVSDEEVVQDGVKVFIEKKAQLTLLGTEMDYVEDKLSSEFVFNNPNIKGTCGCGESFNI, from the exons atgcaaaag ACACCATCTGCTGTGAATAAAGTAAAGCAGCTGCTAAAAGACAAGCCTGACCAT GTTGGTCTTAAAGTAGCTGTTCGTACAAGAGGCTGCAATGGCTTGTCTTATTACCTAGAATATGCAAAGTCAAAGGGGGTGTCAGACGAGGAAGTCGTTCAAGATG GAGTGAAAGTGTTCATAGAGAAGAAGGCTCAGCTAACTCTTTTAGGAACAGAAATGGACTATGTAGAAGACAAACTTTCCAGTGAGTTTGTATTTAATAACCCAAACATTAAGGGAACGTGTGGATGCGGAGAAAGCTTCAACATCTAA